Proteins from a single region of Nitrososphaerota archaeon:
- a CDS encoding flap endonuclease-1 codes for MGVDFGDSIPREKIQLEDISGWKLAVDGYNTLYQFLAIIRGMDGGHLKDSQGRVTSHISGLFYRNVNLLELGMKLVYVFDGKPPELKMEEIRRRSEARREAKDKYLRALQAGEVAQARKYAEASTVLRRDMVADAKELLDAMGIPWVDAPSEGEAQASVMAIEGSVGAVASQDHDSLVFGAPVLVRNVTISGKRRLPSKGIVINVVPERITLSSVLESTGLTREQLVDYAILLGTDFNPDGFEGVGPATALKYLKKYGKLEEVRELSKPLEAVDYAAIRKLYLDAPSVKGVQPVWKPLDRERVISFLVGEHSFSRDRVEAAIARVHSTKAAQSETLEKWFG; via the coding sequence GTGGGCGTCGACTTCGGGGACTCCATTCCACGCGAGAAGATACAGCTGGAAGACATATCCGGGTGGAAGCTCGCGGTCGACGGCTATAACACCCTCTACCAGTTCCTAGCGATAATCCGCGGCATGGACGGGGGTCACCTGAAGGACTCCCAGGGGAGGGTGACTTCGCACATCTCGGGCCTCTTCTACAGGAACGTGAACCTGCTCGAACTTGGGATGAAGCTGGTCTACGTCTTCGACGGGAAGCCGCCGGAGCTCAAGATGGAGGAGATCAGGCGCCGCTCCGAAGCGAGGCGCGAAGCGAAGGACAAGTATCTCCGGGCCCTACAGGCGGGAGAGGTGGCCCAGGCCAGGAAGTACGCCGAAGCCTCCACCGTCCTCAGGCGGGACATGGTTGCTGACGCCAAGGAGCTCCTGGACGCCATGGGGATCCCCTGGGTGGATGCGCCGTCGGAAGGGGAAGCGCAGGCTTCCGTCATGGCGATCGAAGGGTCGGTGGGTGCGGTGGCGTCCCAGGACCACGACTCGCTGGTCTTCGGCGCCCCAGTCCTCGTCCGCAACGTCACGATTTCGGGGAAGAGGCGGCTCCCGAGCAAGGGGATCGTGATCAACGTCGTGCCAGAAAGGATAACCCTGTCTTCTGTGCTCGAATCGACGGGGCTGACCCGCGAGCAGCTCGTCGACTACGCGATACTCCTTGGGACCGACTTCAACCCGGACGGGTTCGAGGGGGTCGGTCCGGCTACCGCCTTGAAGTACCTGAAGAAGTACGGGAAGCTCGAAGAAGTCAGGGAGCTCAGCAAGCCGCTGGAGGCGGTCGACTACGCGGCGATAAGGAAGCTATACCTCGACGCCCCGTCTGTCAAGGGAGTACAACCGGTCTGGAAACCCCTCGACAGGGAAAGGGTGATCTCCTTCCTAGTGGGGGAGCACTCCTTCTCTAGGGACCGGGTGGAGGCGGCCATAGCCAGGGTACACTCTACCAAGGCAGCCCAGTCTGAGACACTGGAGAAGTGGTTCGGTTGA